A single genomic interval of Spinacia oleracea cultivar Varoflay chromosome 6, BTI_SOV_V1, whole genome shotgun sequence harbors:
- the LOC110775808 gene encoding uncharacterized protein, translating into MCRIGIMKRRERSWMYDRLDGRNLKPDFLKGVGEFIEFCKEHPTCNDGDKIRCPCPLCDNRRFHDTETVSVHLYKKRFVRNYYQWICQGESLIESSRVQPNQYRDMVIDALGNNQEHLLNEEGNSVEEELNDEAKKFINLLKAAGDPLYEGSKLSVLEMASRIASLKCEFNLKHRCVDGFVSLLNDAIPNNNQMGRTFNRTKNVLEGLELPHERIHTCPKGCLLFWKGDAQLDKCRACGSDRYKKNAKGKLIPAKVLIYFPITPRLQRLYATKNISEDMTWHAKNPRVQNTFAHPSDSEAWKHLDTTFPNFASEPRNVMCIMNLVV; encoded by the coding sequence ATGTGTAGAATTGGTATCATGAAAAGAAGAGAGCGTAGTTGGATGTATGATAGACTCGACGGGCGCAATCTTAAGCCCGACTTTCTCAAGGGGGTTGGAGAGTTCATTGAGTTTTGCAAAGAGCATCCAACATGCAATGATGGTGACAAAATAAGATGCCCATGCCCCTTGTGTGATAACAGACGTTTCCATGATACTGAAACAGTTAGTGTACATTTGTACAAGAAGAGGTTTGTTCGTAATTACTATCAATGGATATGTCAAGGGGAAAGCTTAATAGAGTCCTCGCGTGTTCAGCCAAATCAATATCGGGATATGGTTATTGATGCTCTTGGAAATAATCAAGAGCATTTGTTGAATGAAGAGGGTAATTCAGTTGAAGAAGAACTAAATGATGAAGCTAAGAAGTTTATAAACCTTCTAAAGGCAGCTGGAGATCCATTATATGAAGGGAGCAAACTCTCTGTGTTGGAGATGGCATCAAGAATTGCAAGTTTGAAATGTGAAttcaacttaaaacacaggtgTGTGGATGGGTTTGTATCTTTGTTGAATGATGCGATTCCAAATAACAACCAAATGGGTAGAACTTTCAATAGGACAAAGAATGTTCTTGAGGGCTTGGAACTTCCTCATGAGAGGATCCACACATGCcctaaaggttgtttgctcttcTGGAAAGGCGATGCACAGTTAGATAAATGTAGAGCATGCGGAAGTGATCGGTATAAGAAGAATGCAAAGGGCAAGCTTATTCCAGCAAAAGTTCTAATCTATTTTCCAATCACACCGAGGTTGCAAAGGTTGTATGCTACCAAGAACATTTCGGAGGATATGACTTGGCATGCCAAGAATCCCCGAGTTCAAAACACCTTCGCACATCCTAGTGATAGTGAAGCGTGGAAGCACTTGGATACAACCTTTCCGAATTTCGCATCAGAGCCACGAAATGTCATGTGTATTATGAATCTTGTtgtatga